In the genome of Dickeya fangzhongdai, one region contains:
- a CDS encoding mandelate racemase family protein, producing MKIESIDVTVFTYPTRRVSDSAGHSHPGAENQARMALLTISTDEGHKGYAFAPPEVIRPYVVNSFFRKVLIGQDPFDRERLWQDLVHWQRGSANQLTDRALAIAEQALWDLAGRALNLPVYKLLGGYRDKVPAYGSTMCGDELTGGLSTPEEYGRFAEKLVKRGYKAIKLHTWMPPVSFAPSPKMDVKACAAVREAVGPDICLMLDGYHWYSRSEALYIGRELQKLNFTWFEEPMEEQSMASYNWLNKNLDIDVIGPESLGGKYFSRADWVKEGACDILRAGVQGVGGISPCLKVAHLAEAFGMDCEIHGNGAPNLAVVGAIKNCRWYERGLLHPFLDYDEPVAYLNSLIDPMDDDGFVHLPQRPGLGEDINFDWIEAHTLSQA from the coding sequence GTGAAAATAGAATCGATTGATGTCACCGTCTTCACCTATCCCACTCGTCGCGTCTCCGACAGCGCCGGACATTCCCATCCCGGCGCCGAGAATCAGGCCCGCATGGCGTTACTGACGATCAGCACCGATGAAGGTCACAAAGGCTATGCGTTTGCGCCGCCGGAAGTGATCCGCCCATACGTGGTGAACAGCTTTTTCCGCAAGGTGCTGATTGGGCAGGATCCGTTTGATCGCGAGCGGTTGTGGCAGGATCTGGTGCACTGGCAGCGCGGCAGCGCCAACCAGTTGACCGACCGCGCGCTGGCGATCGCCGAGCAGGCGCTGTGGGATCTGGCCGGGCGCGCGCTGAACCTGCCGGTGTACAAACTGCTGGGCGGCTACCGCGATAAAGTGCCGGCCTACGGCAGCACCATGTGCGGCGACGAGCTGACCGGCGGCCTGTCCACGCCGGAAGAATACGGCCGGTTCGCTGAAAAGCTGGTGAAACGCGGTTACAAGGCCATCAAACTGCACACCTGGATGCCGCCGGTGTCGTTCGCGCCCAGCCCGAAAATGGATGTCAAAGCCTGTGCGGCGGTGCGCGAGGCGGTGGGGCCGGATATCTGCCTGATGCTGGACGGCTACCACTGGTACAGCCGCAGCGAGGCGCTGTATATCGGCCGTGAACTGCAAAAACTGAACTTCACCTGGTTCGAAGAGCCGATGGAAGAGCAGAGCATGGCGTCCTACAACTGGCTGAACAAGAATCTGGACATTGACGTCATCGGGCCGGAAAGCCTGGGCGGGAAATACTTCAGCCGCGCCGACTGGGTGAAAGAAGGCGCCTGCGACATTCTGCGCGCCGGGGTGCAGGGCGTGGGCGGGATTTCACCGTGTCTTAAAGTGGCGCATCTGGCGGAAGCCTTCGGCATGGATTGCGAAATTCATGGCAACGGCGCGCCGAACCTGGCGGTGGTGGGGGCGATTAAAAACTGCCGCTGGTACGAACGCGGCCTGCTGCATCCGTTCCTTGATTACGACGAACCTGTCGCCTACCTGAATTCTCTCATCGACCCGATGGACGACGACGGATTCGTTCATCTGCCCCAGCGTCCGGGACTGGGGGAAGACATTAATTTTGACTGGATTGAAGCGCATACCCTGAGTCAGGCGTAG
- a CDS encoding ABC transporter substrate-binding protein, giving the protein MKARAILRTLLLSTLCMAATPAMLSAKTPDDQLIVGMNMNNMLSLDPAAMTGNEVVGVVVNLYDSLVELDPDNLSHVLPALAKSWSVSDDGNVITFNLVDNAKFHSGNPVTAEDFVWSMNRLLHLNMAQATTWKSYGFTADNVAKMIRAKDAHTVEIELPKLNDPKLIIYSLATLGSGSVLDRKTVLQHEKNGDWGNGWLTTNEAGSGPFKLDVWQAKDVLRISRVSGYWQGDAKMKRVIFRHMTESQALRLMIEKGDIDVATGMSVPDINALKQDKDVTVKEVTKGTLYYVAMSLKNPYFANPKVREAVRYLIDYDGINNTVMTGYGFYHQRPIQKGMDATLPDPGYKLDVARAKTLLTEAGYPNGFDTTLRVLSDQPFLNLATSVQSTLAQAGIKVQILSGTGNQVYGAMRDRKFDMLVGRGGGGVDPHPHSSLRSVVYNPDNSDEAKLTNFQGWRTSFYDKQLNEMIDQALLEKDPQKQKQMYIDVQNRYEALYPAIIPVSQMIDSVVLRKDVMKYVPHPSSTTHLRDVYKQR; this is encoded by the coding sequence ATGAAAGCACGAGCAATACTTCGTACCCTGCTGTTGAGTACACTGTGTATGGCCGCCACGCCGGCCATGCTGTCAGCCAAAACCCCTGACGATCAACTGATTGTCGGCATGAACATGAACAACATGCTGTCACTGGATCCGGCCGCCATGACCGGCAATGAAGTGGTGGGGGTGGTCGTAAACCTCTATGACTCGCTGGTCGAACTGGACCCCGACAACCTGAGCCACGTTTTGCCCGCGCTGGCGAAAAGCTGGAGCGTCAGCGACGACGGCAACGTCATTACCTTCAATCTGGTCGATAACGCGAAATTCCATTCCGGCAACCCGGTGACCGCGGAAGATTTTGTCTGGTCGATGAACCGGCTGCTGCATCTGAACATGGCGCAGGCGACCACCTGGAAATCGTACGGCTTTACCGCGGATAACGTCGCGAAGATGATCCGCGCCAAAGATGCCCATACGGTGGAGATCGAACTACCCAAGCTCAACGATCCCAAGCTTATCATCTACTCGCTGGCGACGTTGGGCAGCGGCTCGGTGCTGGATCGCAAGACGGTGCTGCAACACGAGAAAAACGGCGACTGGGGCAATGGCTGGCTGACCACCAATGAAGCCGGTTCCGGCCCCTTCAAGCTGGATGTGTGGCAGGCGAAAGATGTGCTGCGCATCAGCCGCGTCAGCGGTTACTGGCAGGGCGACGCCAAAATGAAGCGCGTCATTTTCCGGCATATGACCGAATCGCAGGCGCTGCGGTTGATGATCGAGAAAGGCGACATTGACGTGGCGACCGGCATGTCGGTGCCGGATATCAATGCGCTCAAGCAGGATAAAGACGTGACGGTGAAGGAGGTGACCAAAGGCACGCTGTATTACGTGGCGATGAGCCTGAAGAACCCGTACTTCGCCAATCCGAAAGTGCGCGAAGCGGTGCGTTATCTGATCGACTACGACGGCATCAATAACACTGTGATGACCGGCTATGGTTTCTATCATCAGCGCCCGATCCAGAAAGGGATGGACGCCACGCTGCCCGATCCGGGCTACAAACTGGATGTGGCGCGGGCCAAAACCCTGCTGACGGAAGCGGGCTATCCGAACGGGTTTGACACCACGCTGCGCGTGCTGTCGGATCAGCCGTTCCTGAACCTCGCCACCTCCGTGCAGTCCACGCTGGCGCAAGCCGGCATCAAAGTTCAGATCCTCTCCGGCACCGGCAATCAGGTGTATGGCGCGATGCGCGATCGCAAGTTCGACATGCTGGTCGGGCGCGGCGGCGGCGGCGTCGATCCCCATCCGCATTCCAGCCTGCGTTCCGTGGTCTACAACCCGGATAACAGCGACGAAGCCAAGCTGACCAATTTTCAGGGCTGGCGCACCTCGTTCTACGACAAACAGCTGAACGAGATGATCGATCAGGCGTTGCTGGAAAAGGATCCGCAAAAGCAGAAGCAAATGTACATCGACGTCCAGAACCGTTATGAGGCGCTGTACCCGGCCATTATCCCGGTTTCCCAGATGATCGATTCGGTCGTGCTGCGCAAGGATGTCATGAAGTATGTGCCGCATCCGTCCTCCACGACCCATCTGCGGGACGTGTACAAGCAACGCTAG
- a CDS encoding ABC transporter permease, whose protein sequence is MVFSDRIKPGEWLKPGGVLRRLAKRLFQVVVTLFGLLILTFVIGRVMPIDPVLAIVGQDADQSTYQQVYQQLGLDKPLYVQFWIYFNALLHGDLGNALLTGRPVIDDIIRVFPATIELATMAIIVGAGLGVPLGVLAAARRGKWADYVVRFISLAGYSTPIFWVGMMGLLVFYAWLNWVGGAGRVDMAYDGLVENRTGLLLVDAMLDGNWEVFRSALNHLVLPATLLGFHSLAYISRMTRSFMLAQLSQEYIITARVKGLSEFRVVWAHAFRNILVQLLTVVALAYGSLLEGAVLIETVFSWPGFGSYLTGSLLLGDMNAVMGCVLLVGLIFVSLNLLSDMLYQVFDPRTRV, encoded by the coding sequence ATGGTTTTCTCTGATCGGATCAAACCAGGCGAGTGGCTTAAACCGGGCGGCGTGTTGCGCCGGCTGGCGAAACGCTTATTCCAGGTTGTGGTCACATTGTTCGGCTTATTGATCCTGACGTTTGTTATCGGTCGCGTCATGCCCATCGATCCGGTGCTGGCGATCGTGGGGCAGGATGCCGACCAAAGCACCTACCAACAGGTTTACCAGCAACTGGGGCTGGATAAGCCGCTATACGTTCAGTTTTGGATCTATTTCAACGCGCTGCTGCATGGCGATCTTGGCAATGCGCTGCTGACCGGCCGCCCGGTTATCGACGACATTATTCGCGTTTTTCCCGCCACCATTGAACTGGCGACGATGGCGATCATCGTCGGCGCCGGTCTGGGCGTGCCGCTCGGCGTGCTGGCGGCGGCAAGGCGCGGCAAATGGGCGGACTATGTGGTGCGTTTCATCAGCCTGGCCGGCTATTCCACCCCGATCTTTTGGGTGGGGATGATGGGGCTGCTGGTGTTCTATGCCTGGCTGAACTGGGTCGGCGGCGCCGGGCGGGTGGACATGGCCTATGACGGGCTGGTGGAAAACCGCACCGGCCTGCTGTTGGTCGACGCCATGCTGGACGGCAACTGGGAGGTGTTTCGCAGCGCGCTCAATCATCTGGTGCTGCCCGCCACTCTGCTGGGGTTCCACTCGCTGGCGTACATCAGCCGCATGACGCGCAGTTTCATGCTGGCGCAGCTGTCGCAGGAATACATCATCACCGCGCGGGTGAAAGGGCTGTCGGAGTTTCGCGTCGTGTGGGCGCACGCGTTCCGCAACATTCTGGTGCAACTGCTGACGGTGGTGGCGCTGGCTTACGGGTCGCTGCTGGAAGGCGCGGTATTAATTGAAACCGTGTTCTCGTGGCCGGGGTTTGGCTCTTATCTCACCGGTAGCCTGTTGCTGGGCGACATGAACGCGGTGATGGGTTGTGTCCTGCTGGTCGGGTTGATTTTCGTCAGCCTGAATCTGCTGTCGGACATGCTGTATCAGGTCTTTGATCCGAGGACGAGAGTATGA
- a CDS encoding ABC transporter permease gives MRNPLTAIGSAIVLVLMLMAIFSPWLATHDPLAQDLANTLQAPSASHWFGTDEFGRDVFSRLVYGSRITLYIVALVSITVGPIGLLLGVVAGYYGGVVDTILMRITDIFISFPSLVLALAFVAALGPGLEHVVIAITLTAWPPIARLARAETLSLRQADFVSAVKLQGASSLRILLHHIVPLCLPSVIIRITMNMAGIILTAAGLGFLGLGAQPPDPEWGAMISAGRRYMMECWWLVTIPGLAILINSLAFNFLGDGLRDILDPRTE, from the coding sequence ATGCGCAACCCGCTGACGGCGATAGGGTCGGCGATTGTTCTGGTGCTGATGCTGATGGCCATTTTTTCGCCGTGGCTAGCCACCCATGACCCGCTGGCGCAGGATCTCGCCAACACGCTGCAGGCGCCGAGCGCCAGCCATTGGTTCGGCACCGACGAGTTCGGACGCGATGTGTTTAGTCGTCTGGTGTACGGCTCCCGCATCACGCTGTATATCGTGGCGCTGGTGTCGATCACCGTCGGGCCGATCGGGCTGCTGCTGGGCGTGGTCGCGGGGTATTACGGCGGGGTGGTCGACACCATTCTGATGCGCATCACCGATATCTTTATCTCTTTTCCCAGTCTGGTGCTGGCGCTGGCGTTTGTGGCGGCGCTCGGCCCAGGGCTGGAGCATGTGGTGATCGCCATTACGCTCACCGCCTGGCCGCCGATCGCGCGTCTGGCGCGGGCGGAAACCCTGTCGCTGCGTCAGGCTGATTTTGTCTCGGCGGTGAAACTGCAGGGCGCGTCTTCGCTGCGCATTCTGCTGCACCACATTGTGCCGCTGTGCCTGCCGTCAGTGATTATCCGTATCACCATGAACATGGCCGGGATCATTCTGACCGCGGCCGGTCTGGGCTTTCTCGGGCTGGGGGCGCAGCCGCCCGACCCGGAATGGGGGGCGATGATTTCGGCCGGCCGCCGCTACATGATGGAGTGCTGGTGGCTGGTGACGATTCCGGGGCTGGCGATTTTGATCAACAGTCTGGCGTTCAATTTCCTTGGAGACGGCTTACGTGACATCCTCGATCCCAGAACTGAATAA
- a CDS encoding ABC transporter ATP-binding protein, whose product MTSSIPELNNVNAAHRKPEAASLLEVDNLRVSFVNGRAVTDAVRGVSFSLGCEKLAIVGESGSGKSTVGRALLRLHPRSARITADRLDFNGIDLLAADEARMRQIRGKRISMIMQDPKYSLNPVVCVGDQIAEAYLAHHCVSRQAAKEKVIAMLDIVRIRQPERVYGLYPHEVSGGQGQRIMIAMMLITEPEVVIADEPTSALDVSVRLQVLAMLDDLVSERGLGLIFISHDINLVRSFCDRVLVMYAGRVVESIAAADLDHAQHPYTRGLLNSLPDIDHPRPRLPVMNRDPAWLNP is encoded by the coding sequence GTGACATCCTCGATCCCAGAACTGAATAATGTGAATGCGGCTCACCGCAAGCCGGAAGCAGCTTCGCTGCTGGAGGTGGACAATCTGCGGGTGAGTTTCGTCAATGGCCGCGCGGTGACCGACGCCGTGCGCGGCGTGTCCTTCTCGCTGGGGTGTGAAAAGCTGGCGATTGTCGGCGAATCCGGCTCCGGCAAATCCACCGTCGGGCGGGCGCTGTTGCGACTGCATCCGCGCAGCGCCCGCATCACCGCCGACCGGCTGGATTTTAACGGCATCGACCTGCTGGCGGCGGATGAAGCGCGGATGCGCCAGATTCGCGGCAAACGCATCTCCATGATCATGCAGGATCCCAAGTATTCGCTGAATCCGGTGGTGTGCGTCGGCGATCAGATCGCCGAAGCCTATCTTGCGCACCACTGCGTTTCGCGGCAGGCGGCGAAGGAAAAAGTGATTGCGATGCTGGACATCGTGCGCATCCGTCAGCCGGAACGGGTATACGGCCTGTACCCGCACGAGGTTTCCGGCGGTCAGGGGCAGCGCATTATGATCGCGATGATGTTGATCACCGAGCCGGAAGTGGTGATTGCCGACGAACCGACCTCGGCGCTGGATGTTTCCGTGCGCCTGCAGGTGCTGGCGATGCTGGATGATCTGGTGAGCGAGCGCGGTCTGGGGCTGATCTTTATCAGTCACGACATCAATCTGGTACGCAGCTTCTGCGATCGGGTGCTGGTGATGTACGCCGGCCGGGTGGTGGAATCGATCGCGGCCGCCGATCTGGACCATGCGCAACACCCCTACACCCGAGGTTTGCTCAATTCATTGCCGGATATCGATCATCCGCGGCCGCGCCTGCCGGTCATGAATCGCGATCCAGCCTGGCTTAACCCCTAA
- a CDS encoding ABC transporter ATP-binding protein yields the protein MIEVRNLNLTFGEGSAQNQVLYDVNLTVNDGEIFGLVGESGSGKTTVLKCLAGLFNHWQGQLWIDGQPLAHRIEQARCRRVQMVFQDPYGSLHPRHTVETILEEPLLIHRFDDRDDRIDTLLGKVGLGPQFRRRYPHQLSGGQRQRVAIARALILEPRVLLLDEPTSALDVSVQAEILNLLAELQQQEKLTYLMVTHDLGVIAHLCHNVAVMQYGRILETLATGDLARDTPKSAYTTMLVDASRQYSRDLAVRSERM from the coding sequence ATGATTGAGGTGCGTAACCTGAACCTGACGTTCGGCGAGGGAAGCGCGCAAAATCAGGTGCTGTACGATGTGAATCTCACCGTCAATGACGGTGAGATCTTCGGTCTGGTCGGCGAATCCGGTTCCGGAAAAACCACGGTGCTGAAATGTCTGGCCGGGCTGTTCAATCACTGGCAGGGGCAGTTATGGATCGATGGTCAACCGCTGGCGCATCGTATCGAGCAGGCGCGCTGCCGCCGGGTGCAGATGGTGTTTCAGGATCCCTACGGCTCGCTGCACCCGCGTCATACGGTGGAGACGATTCTGGAAGAACCGCTGTTAATTCATCGCTTCGACGATCGGGATGACCGTATCGATACGTTATTGGGCAAGGTGGGGCTGGGGCCGCAGTTTCGCCGCCGCTATCCTCACCAGCTTTCCGGCGGGCAGCGTCAGCGCGTGGCGATCGCCAGAGCGTTGATTCTGGAACCGCGGGTGCTGCTGCTGGATGAACCCACCTCGGCGCTGGATGTGTCAGTGCAGGCGGAAATCCTCAATCTGCTGGCGGAATTACAGCAGCAGGAGAAATTGACCTACCTGATGGTGACGCACGATTTGGGGGTGATAGCGCACCTGTGCCACAACGTCGCGGTGATGCAATATGGCCGTATTCTGGAAACGCTCGCGACCGGCGATTTAGCCCGCGATACGCCCAAAAGTGCGTATACCACGATGCTGGTGGATGCCAGCCGACAGTACAGTCGGGATTTGGCGGTGCGATCGGAGCGGATGTAA
- a CDS encoding sigma-70 family RNA polymerase sigma factor → MQQIYSEHHSWLQGWLRRRLGCSQQAADLAQDTFLRLLTHFPAEPIREPRAWLSTVAHGLMVNHWRRKDLEQAYLQTLASQEFVVSPSPEAQAMIVDALVEIDALLSSLSSKARQVFLWVQLEGLTYRQVAERLMVSERMVKKYMAQAMLTCLTAQA, encoded by the coding sequence GTGCAGCAGATCTATTCCGAGCACCATTCCTGGCTGCAAGGATGGCTGCGGCGTCGCCTCGGCTGTTCCCAGCAGGCGGCGGATCTGGCGCAGGATACCTTTCTGCGGTTGCTGACGCACTTTCCCGCCGAACCGATTCGTGAACCGCGCGCCTGGCTTAGTACCGTGGCGCATGGGCTGATGGTCAATCACTGGCGGCGCAAAGATCTGGAACAGGCGTATTTGCAGACGCTGGCCAGCCAGGAGTTTGTGGTCAGTCCGTCGCCGGAAGCGCAGGCGATGATCGTCGATGCGCTGGTGGAGATCGACGCGTTGTTGTCCTCGTTGTCGTCCAAAGCCCGACAGGTGTTCCTGTGGGTGCAACTGGAAGGGCTGACCTATCGTCAGGTAGCGGAACGCCTGATGGTGTCGGAGCGCATGGTGAAAAAGTACATGGCGCAGGCCATGCTGACCTGCCTGACCGCTCAAGCGTAA
- a CDS encoding DUF4880 domain-containing protein translates to MTSPSSSLSSDILSAAAEWFATLHDEGCGEQERRAWRRWLESDERHQLAWRQVEQIQARFQTPDNRLISSVLSRQGRERRSALKLLVLTSVSGALGYSLPWRSYAADYRTGVGERRQLTLAQGVQVWLNTDSALNVRHQNEELVLQLLSGELLLERAAGGNTALRLETGQGSVMPGSSCKLSLRTWEQRSCLAVFGGEAHLQLDAGADHRLRLPAGQEVTYSREQWQPPVAVQAFRQSWSGGVLVADNMRLDQLTGEIARYQRLHFQLDDGVAALRISGVFPLQDTERLFNALTKTLPITLSQRFYWWVTIRSRQA, encoded by the coding sequence ATGACGTCGCCGTCCTCCTCCTTGTCTTCCGATATCCTGTCCGCCGCGGCGGAGTGGTTCGCCACGCTGCACGACGAAGGATGCGGCGAACAGGAGCGGCGCGCCTGGCGCCGCTGGCTGGAGAGCGATGAACGTCATCAACTGGCCTGGCGTCAGGTGGAACAGATTCAGGCGCGTTTTCAGACGCCGGACAACCGGCTGATCTCCTCGGTGCTGAGCCGTCAGGGGCGCGAGCGGCGTAGCGCGCTTAAACTGCTGGTGCTGACCAGTGTGAGCGGGGCATTAGGCTATAGCCTGCCGTGGCGCAGCTATGCCGCCGATTATCGCACCGGCGTGGGAGAACGCCGTCAGCTGACGTTGGCGCAAGGGGTTCAGGTATGGCTGAATACCGATTCGGCGCTGAATGTTCGCCATCAGAACGAGGAACTGGTGCTGCAACTGCTGTCGGGTGAACTGTTGCTGGAGCGAGCAGCCGGCGGGAATACGGCGCTGCGGCTGGAAACGGGGCAGGGCAGCGTGATGCCCGGTTCATCTTGTAAGCTGTCCCTGCGAACCTGGGAGCAGCGCAGCTGTCTGGCGGTGTTCGGCGGCGAAGCGCACTTGCAACTGGACGCCGGAGCTGACCATCGCCTGCGGTTGCCTGCCGGGCAGGAAGTGACTTACTCGCGCGAACAGTGGCAGCCGCCGGTGGCGGTGCAAGCCTTCCGGCAAAGCTGGTCGGGCGGCGTGCTGGTGGCCGATAATATGCGGCTGGACCAGTTGACCGGGGAGATCGCCCGTTATCAGCGGCTGCATTTCCAACTGGATGACGGCGTGGCGGCGCTGCGTATTTCCGGGGTGTTCCCGTTGCAGGACACCGAACGGCTGTTCAATGCGTTGACGAAAACCCTGCCGATCACCCTTTCTCAGCGTTTTTACTGGTGGGTGACGATCCGCTCGCGTCAGGCGTAA
- a CDS encoding AI-2E family transporter, which translates to MQLLNLKQARLLSFVFIMGGLLLLIELRLLACFIAGFLVYEIINLLTPYFQKVISGKRARLAVVAVISTLVVCLLSVIFGALVGLLMQEMKDTSVFNARIAFILDDVQKQIMTYLPGYLPVSVEELQHEFVMWLQKHVVMLQNMGKDFLHGFVTMLIGMILGAIISLYNIEPTVDKPLLKTELMHRVALLSSSFRNIVFAQVKISLVNTVLSAIFILGVLPGFGIHLPFAKTLVVLTFIFGLLPVIGNLISNSVVFIAALSISVPIALLALVYLMLIHKLEYFLNAQIVGTRIKAHAWEILLAMLVFEAAFGISGVIAAPIYYAYLKSELREAALI; encoded by the coding sequence ATGCAGTTGTTGAATTTGAAACAGGCCAGATTGCTGAGCTTCGTCTTTATCATGGGGGGGCTGTTGCTCTTGATTGAGCTGCGCCTGCTTGCCTGCTTTATCGCCGGTTTTTTGGTGTATGAAATCATTAATCTGCTGACGCCGTATTTCCAGAAGGTGATCAGCGGCAAACGCGCCCGGCTGGCGGTGGTGGCGGTGATCAGCACGCTGGTGGTCTGCCTGTTGAGCGTGATTTTCGGCGCGTTGGTCGGGTTGCTGATGCAGGAAATGAAAGACACCAGTGTGTTCAACGCCCGCATCGCCTTTATTCTCGACGATGTGCAAAAGCAGATCATGACCTACCTGCCGGGCTATCTGCCGGTCAGCGTGGAGGAGTTGCAGCACGAGTTCGTGATGTGGCTGCAAAAGCACGTGGTGATGCTGCAAAACATGGGGAAAGATTTCCTGCACGGTTTCGTCACCATGCTGATCGGCATGATCCTCGGGGCGATCATCTCCCTGTATAACATCGAGCCGACGGTGGATAAGCCGCTGCTGAAAACCGAACTGATGCACCGGGTGGCGCTGCTGTCCTCCTCGTTTCGCAACATCGTGTTCGCGCAGGTGAAGATTTCGCTGGTAAACACGGTGCTGTCCGCCATTTTCATTCTGGGCGTGCTGCCCGGCTTCGGCATTCATCTGCCGTTTGCCAAAACGCTGGTGGTGCTGACCTTCATTTTTGGTTTGCTGCCGGTGATTGGCAATCTGATCTCCAACTCGGTGGTGTTCATCGCCGCGTTGTCGATTTCTGTGCCGATCGCGCTGCTGGCGCTGGTCTATCTGATGCTGATCCACAAACTGGAGTATTTCCTCAATGCCCAGATTGTCGGCACCCGCATCAAGGCGCACGCCTGGGAGATTCTGCTGGCGATGCTGGTGTTTGAAGCCGCATTCGGTATTTCCGGCGTGATTGCCGCACCCATTTACTACGCCTACCTAAAAAGCGAACTACGGGAAGCGGCGCTGATTTAG
- a CDS encoding addiction module, whose protein sequence is MLTRMTLMNRISPALAVGNRAMPQTDTFAVAIEALPEGRLIYPRHLPATSKIMACVTLYNEPPAALLNTLTALCASQFSTTLEDAPSPSLVICMVTDGEAALHPQTRAQLSSLGFDLSSPSPPSDADNNMGNQLALQCLILSASEILPPSPRISPTQNALSSVTLVLALKHHNRGKLDSHSWFFRHICRLITPSYALQIDTGSVPDAHCLSRLHDYLEEHHHCGAVTARILTPPPTDRRLILNWQYGDFWWEKITDWPVNQRLGYMEVVPGQCSLIRYATFSMPSSTTSSPLQRYLRGLHPQGLLEHNQFLAEDRVLGFEIVRESIPPSTTEYRSDAMLETDPCHTFAELVRQRRRWINSTLAVRATTLLALPGLWRQNTLSLTRKRQIIASLFWNYSQLLLLFLFPSLFSVLGAMSTESFVPASLSEAARYVAAGSLLGLWCGVLWLSRIYSVNTPTGVRLHSFAISMMGLIINLIMLINISNHPVPGSFLLLVPLLALLLSSSRNLNTLWRVAVFYLPSLPFFHFYLTSYSVANFSDISWGTKGLTQQTRLSQPGAWSRQRDILLCAWVGCNTVLTFSMLVLGQQASTTFVSIFILFMLARYLCAALCSRLTERILLFCASRVLSTRQPQ, encoded by the coding sequence ATGTTGACAAGGATGACTCTCATGAACAGGATTTCCCCCGCGCTTGCCGTCGGAAACCGGGCAATGCCACAGACGGATACGTTTGCTGTAGCGATTGAAGCGCTGCCGGAGGGCAGACTGATTTATCCCCGGCACTTACCTGCCACCAGTAAAATAATGGCCTGTGTAACGCTATACAATGAGCCGCCCGCAGCGCTGCTGAATACGCTGACAGCGTTGTGCGCCAGCCAGTTTTCCACCACGCTCGAAGACGCGCCGTCGCCCTCGCTGGTGATATGCATGGTTACCGATGGCGAAGCGGCACTGCATCCGCAAACTCGGGCACAGTTGTCTTCGCTGGGTTTTGACCTGTCTTCTCCATCACCGCCTTCCGATGCCGATAACAACATGGGTAATCAGTTGGCGCTTCAGTGCCTTATCTTATCCGCCAGTGAAATATTGCCGCCGTCGCCACGCATCTCCCCCACGCAGAACGCATTATCATCGGTGACGCTGGTACTGGCTCTTAAGCACCATAATCGCGGCAAACTGGACTCACACAGCTGGTTTTTCCGCCATATTTGCCGGCTGATCACGCCGAGCTATGCTCTGCAAATTGATACCGGCTCTGTTCCCGATGCTCATTGCCTGTCTCGCCTGCATGACTATCTGGAAGAACACCACCACTGTGGGGCGGTGACAGCCCGTATCCTCACCCCGCCGCCGACCGACCGGCGACTGATACTGAACTGGCAATATGGCGACTTTTGGTGGGAAAAAATCACTGACTGGCCCGTCAACCAACGGCTGGGGTATATGGAGGTCGTGCCGGGTCAATGCAGCCTGATTCGCTATGCAACGTTCAGCATGCCGTCTTCAACCACGTCATCGCCACTTCAGCGTTATTTACGCGGCCTGCACCCCCAGGGCTTGCTGGAGCATAACCAATTTCTGGCTGAAGATCGGGTGTTGGGGTTTGAGATAGTCAGGGAGAGTATTCCGCCTTCTACGACCGAATACCGTTCTGACGCCATGCTGGAAACCGATCCCTGCCACACCTTTGCCGAACTGGTGCGACAACGGCGCCGCTGGATTAACAGCACACTGGCGGTACGAGCCACCACTTTGCTGGCCTTGCCCGGACTATGGCGCCAAAACACGCTCTCATTGACCAGAAAAAGGCAAATCATCGCGTCCCTGTTCTGGAATTACAGCCAATTGCTGCTCCTGTTTCTCTTCCCCTCCCTGTTTAGCGTATTAGGCGCCATGAGTACCGAATCATTCGTTCCGGCCTCGCTCAGTGAAGCCGCGCGCTATGTGGCGGCAGGCAGCCTGCTTGGGCTCTGGTGCGGCGTGCTGTGGCTCAGTCGGATATACAGCGTCAACACCCCGACGGGGGTACGCCTGCATAGTTTTGCCATCAGCATGATGGGGCTCATCATCAATCTGATCATGCTTATCAATATCAGTAACCACCCGGTGCCAGGCAGCTTTCTCCTGCTGGTGCCGCTACTGGCGCTGCTCTTATCTTCATCGAGGAACCTAAATACGTTATGGCGCGTAGCAGTTTTTTATTTACCGAGTCTGCCGTTCTTCCACTTTTATCTCACGAGCTATTCTGTGGCGAATTTCAGCGATATTAGTTGGGGTACAAAAGGATTGACGCAACAAACCAGGCTCTCCCAGCCAGGGGCCTGGTCACGGCAGCGTGACATACTGCTGTGCGCCTGGGTTGGATGTAATACGGTACTGACGTTTTCCATGCTGGTGTTGGGGCAGCAGGCCAGCACGACTTTTGTGTCTATCTTTATTCTATTTATGCTGGCGCGTTATCTGTGCGCCGCACTATGTAGCCGCCTGACCGAGCGTATTCTTCTTTTCTGTGCCAGCCGGGTTCTCTCAACGCGACAGCCGCAATAA